tttgaatttttttttaaaatcatatgtgattatgcatgtcaattacatgtgattatgcatgacaaatctaatcacatgtgattgtacaattcaatcacatgtgattatgcaggtaaatcacatgtgattgtaaaaaaaaaaaaattttaaaaaaaattttaaaaaaaaatttcgaaaaaaataaaaaaaaaattttcgaaaaaaaatttttgaattttttttccaatcacatgtgattttcgcgacacatgtcaCGCTATCATTGATATCttaaatctcaacttaatttatggactcaaatgaatattcctcaatAAACAACTAACTATACATAGCATTTAATGAATGAATAAGACAATGAAGTTATGCATGTTCACGATAATCCTAAGGATTCTCGTTAAAAAATATGTGTTTTCCGAAAGTGATTGCTTATTCTTATAACCATTTGGATCGTAATTTTGCTAATTTTCTCTTTGTAGTAAAGAAGGTGTGGTTGAGATGTTTTTGCAcgggatataaatataaataaataaatgaatttaataacaataacaataataataattcaatgGGACCCTTTGAAGAAAGTGATGTTCCAGCATCCCCTTTGTATTCTTTTGATAGTGGGCTTGTAAATGAGAAGCAGCCCAATTTACCTAGTGAGAGTATTCCCAAGACGGGCTTGGTTAATTCGAGGCTTATTAATGCTGATAAAGTGTCTCGTGAGTTGAATGTTCTGAATGGTGTTCCTCGAGATGGGCCTACCTCAGTGTATCGTTTTCGATGTAAGCAAAAGATATTCAGGCCTCTGATTAAACAACATTTTATTAATTTCGTTCTTGAAAGAAAACAATTGAAACGTAAAAAATATCGTGAGAAACTTACGTGGCTTGACAGAGTTATTCTCGATAAGTTAATGAAGAACTCAGATGTGGACGAGGAAGATCTTGATGATGACTGCTCATGTTCAGACTCGGACTCGGGCACATAAGAGGCTTTGTTTTGGGCTTCGAATCGTGTCGTAGTTGTTGTCGATTTGGAATTCTTCGTTATTTTGGTTAAAATGTTGTGGTTTGTCGAGATAGTTTGGCTTCTTGGTCGTGATTTATTTGTCGTGGGGTTAGTTTGATCGTTTTTGCTTTTAGAGTTGTGTTTTGCTTGTGGTTTCGGTGTATTTTGCTAGCTTCTTTCTAGTTTGTATTTCGTTTCGTTTCTTAATAAAattcttgcctttcaaaaaaaaaaaaaaaaaaaaaaagaggttgAGACAAATGTAACCACATGACCTGCACATACATATAATGTAACGCAATAATTAACAAATATTAAGGGAAAGGATGACTTTGAAATTAAAAAGTCATTTAAGAACTGCTTGGGTATTTATTAACGGGGAGGGGGGATGGTTGAAAACGTATATAAAGACCTAGGGATGAGATCGGTACAGTATCGTACCGTACTGATATAGAAAATCCCGATACTGAAAATAAGGAAAATATAGAACCGAATACCGTACCGAATACCGAAATCGGTACCCGTATTTTCGGTATTATACCCGTTTTTCCCTAATTTacatttttttttcgattttaacaaCTTTTCTTTTTCAATTCACACAACTAATTTTGTCACACAAATAATATTGgtatatatcttatattatattcacgaatatatattttgacaagggtTTCATGACATTTTGAGAAATAGAAGGTAGTGTGAAAGTTGTGTGAAGTGATTTGCATGGGTACGAATAACGAAATGTACCGATACCAAATGATACCGTACCGAATGGTACCGATACCGAAAACGTCTCAAATCAAAAACCGATACCGATACCGAATAACATCGGTACAATATTTCAATACCGGTACCGGTACAATTTTGATATTTCGagatttttactcattcatataagACCTACCTAACAGATACGATTTGAGCAATTTATTTTGTCTTTTTTCTATTATATTTTGAAACTATATAAAAGGGCATTTTGGACATAACAAAATTTATCACATTATCCTATTACTCCCATTTCATCACATCATCTTCGTACAAAtcatcttcttctttctttcttccccAAAATTCACAACTCAATAAACATGGCGATATCCATCTCTACCCTCACATCTTCCTTCTCATCTCTATCATTCTCCTCACAAATTTCCCAAAAACCTAATTCAATTTCACTCACTCAATCCCCCAAATCAATTCATTTCACCAAAACTAAAACCCCTTCATTAACTGTACTCGCCACTGTCATAGCTGAGCCACTCACCGGAGACTTGGAAACTGTAAACATCGAGAAATACGTCAAGTCTAGACTCCCCGGTGGCTTCGCCGCTCAAAAGCTTATCGGCACCGGTCGCCGGAAATGTGCTATTGCTAGGGTTGTTATTCAAGAAGGAACTGGAAAGTTTATTATTAATTACCGTGATGCAAAGGTAATAATCACCTTTACATACATTTGGATTGATTTTGCTCTTGTTCTTTtaggtcattttttttttttaataagataATTCTGTTACAAAATTTATGTATCAAATGCTAACTTTAAAATAAGGGAAGATCATCCCTGCTGCAAACTGCCCACAATCTTAGGTGCCTCAAGAGTCAAGAGTACTTGAAGTGCAAATGtgtttatataataaattagaaggttaagatgtttacttttttaaaaatttatgcttaatatATGCCTGTGTTTTAACTTATAAACTTCATATGTTATGTCCTGGATAATTGTTCAGAATTAGTACATTACTTCAACTTGTGATATGATGTCTTAAGATGGAATATATGCAAAATAAGAAGATTGGTAAATGGAAAACGTTTTTCATGTTCAGGCTACGTGGAGAGGTGGAGTATATTTAGTCGGATTAACCGGTTTCTATAATGTCAAATAATAGCTTAAAGGTTCTGCTTTGCTACTGTTTGTGATTAATAAAATTTCTTTGTTGTTACTGTTAGCTAGTTATTATACTCATGTGAGAATATCCCATCATGAAACAACAATGTGTTGTTTGTTTTTCAGTCTGCATATCTTATTACGTCTTATGTCTGCGTGACCGCATAAGTTTtattgaagactgtttgtttttttgAAGACATAAGATAAACTAATGCCTTATTATGTCTGCAatctcgcagacttagaaatgtgcttctaaATGCTGCAGACAGGATTCagttattttgcagacataaaaacaaaccgtCTTCACATTCATACATACAGACCTTTAGGCCACATCTTTTTCACAGACGTGGCCCACATATTTTCAGACAAAAACATCCTAAGAAACAAACAACACCTTAATCTTGTGAACAGTGTATACAAtatacatcattagatcatctgaaTACCAAATGATATGAGTAAGTCAAAATTCTCTTTTTGCTGCCTCTACGATATCTGAATATGCGTATTACAACATCCCAGTGTCTATAGTTAACGGTACGTTAGACTAAATATTTCATGTGATATACCTAAAACCAATATTTTATATATCAAGTTCCACCATTATCAATTGTCGAATCTTGTACAGGAATATCTTCAAGGCAACCCATTATGGCTTCAGTATATTAAAGTCCCATTGGCAACATTAGGATACGAGACTAGCTATGATGTGTTTGTAAAGGCCCATGGAGGTGGTCTTTCGGGTCAGGCACAAGCAATATCTCTTGGTATTGCTCGTGCATTGTTGAAAGTGAGTGAGGATCACCGAAAGCCGCTAAGAAAAGAAGGTCTTCTTACTAGAGACGCAAGAATCGTTGAGAGGAAGAAACCTGGTCTGAAAAAAGCCCGAAAAGCACCACAATTTTCGAAACGTTGAGGTACAGAATGCAACCTTAGCCTTTCCATTTTGGAAATTTGTTCATTATTGTCTTGTCTGCTGTAATATCTTTTTTTTTTGCAATTCAACCATTTGTCTATTGTCAAAAATACTAACTTACATAGTAAATTAGACTAATGGTTTGCCTGATGCGATAATATTATCACTTCGACTGCTGCAAAATCTTTGAGCATTATATTTGTAATTTTGTGTGGCCAAAATTCATATTATGTTTGATGTTGCATTTAAGGTTGATGTTAATGTTATGGATGACCAAAGTGCATTTAGGgtgtgtttgtttacctcttaattgagtggttcagcactgaattgtaagacccgaatatttattttgtatacttgtttattaaaggcatatgagatcgggcttcgttgaatatttatatatattaaaattggaaaagagctgaatctgtcaatctgcgcgccgcgcaaatcggccgcgcgccgcgcaaacgcgctgacagaacctatcttgttttatttattttaaatgaagggtatttgggtaatttcacatggggccggatttgtgggcattatcagttggtttagatccaactttggatcatttcacatccattcatcatcctcatccattcttagagagagagagaggtctagagagagatttgaggttttggggaagaagaagctcgaatcgatcaaagtctcgggttttaaagttgttcctttcgttctcggctacgtggtgatagtattggtaagctcaaactccgaatttcatctatttaatttgatattcaagttagggttttgagttaatttgttgtaatacccttttaggtgatgaaatgggtttagtgatgctagtaatcgggtttattgttaattgttggtggattttgggttggtgaacaaattggccatgtttagaacttgaaatttagtttaatcactttagttagcgattatggaagtattggaacccattggaggttgtttggttgactaactttgactttgggtcaaattagggtttggtggtgactatgacccgattggcgatttaatgaggtttataaacttaaaatggattaagttgaagtatagaaccgagttaaatgtgttttggtgtcaaaacttgtaaaggatgagattttggcctttatgggtcaaaattagggtttaagtgtcaaaatgggtatgacacgtgtttaacacttgagttcgggtttaattggcatattatgaccattctcacttgtgttagtgattattggttggtttgggtacggtttgtgcttggaagtgcatttgggtcgaaatggcactaagtgacgaattgggttaatttgtgaatccaatctaattgtgttgtggtatttgtgataatggaataggtattttccattggcgagttgcggtttacttggaagctttcttcaagacttcaaggtgagtgataatatcctatatgcatatgtatgtgtaggatgggtgcgggtcgggtgaagtgattctcggttatagagctcacttcacatataggtggatttgaaggacttgtgtatgagtccaattggcacgtttgtgcgtcttggttgaccatctttggcgaagtacacgtttgtgtgcacgttatcacacttggttgtgatttggttgttataaccctaatggcgaagggttgatatggttgtgtggtggattttataatcccgtgaccgtgggttttagtattgtgaaatgaatctcgggtagtgcggattcatggtgactcgggttgttcggtcaccttattggaggtaatgaatctcgggtagtgcggattcatgatgactcgggttgttcggtcatcttatggttgagaagtgaatttcgggttgtgcgcattcacaaggctcgggttgttcggccaatgttcgtgtgtttgaggttaaggggttaaccttgttcgtttatattgttatatatatattaatgtgttgttgtgttgtagctaaccctccgggtgtagctatttggcgatgtttactttgtcgttgatggactatcttttgtgttgtatctttagctcgttgcttagatcgtacggtatgtttagtgtagacgctttatacttggatgcttcggtatgcggtatttgttttgtgtggcgtattcattttatacatatatatgtatgtagtatattatcattcactaagcgttagcttaccctctcgttgttgactctttttatagattgcatgc
This window of the Rutidosis leptorrhynchoides isolate AG116_Rl617_1_P2 chromosome 7, CSIRO_AGI_Rlap_v1, whole genome shotgun sequence genome carries:
- the LOC139857251 gene encoding small ribosomal subunit protein uS9c-like → MAISISTLTSSFSSLSFSSQISQKPNSISLTQSPKSIHFTKTKTPSLTVLATVIAEPLTGDLETVNIEKYVKSRLPGGFAAQKLIGTGRRKCAIARVVIQEGTGKFIINYRDAKEYLQGNPLWLQYIKVPLATLGYETSYDVFVKAHGGGLSGQAQAISLGIARALLKVSEDHRKPLRKEGLLTRDARIVERKKPGLKKARKAPQFSKR